A single region of the Synechococcus sp. HK05 genome encodes:
- the hemE gene encoding uroporphyrinogen decarboxylase: MTETAPLLLRAARGEQVERPPVWMMRQAGRYMKVYRDLRDRHPGFRERSENPDLSFEISMQPFEAFKPDGVILFSDILTPLPGMGINFDIVESKGPLIHDPIRSMAQVEALTPLNPAESMPFVGEVLTRLRSAVGNQAAVLGFVGAPWTLAAYVVEGKSSKNYAVIKAMAFREPELLHKLLDHFAESIAAYLRYQIDSGAQVVQMFDSWAGQLSPADYDTFAAPYQKKVVDLVKQTHPDTPFILYISGSAGVIERMARTGVDIVSLDWTVDMAEGLARLPEHVGVQGNVDPGLLFGSHKAIQERIDDTVRKARGRKHILNLGHGILPGTPEENGQFFFEAGKSVMERLGAAA; the protein is encoded by the coding sequence ATGACCGAAACCGCCCCCCTGCTGCTGCGCGCCGCCCGAGGTGAGCAGGTGGAGCGGCCTCCGGTGTGGATGATGCGCCAGGCCGGCCGCTACATGAAGGTGTACCGCGACCTGCGCGACCGCCATCCCGGCTTCCGCGAACGCTCGGAGAACCCGGATCTCTCGTTTGAGATCTCGATGCAGCCCTTCGAGGCCTTCAAGCCCGACGGCGTGATCCTCTTCTCCGACATCCTCACCCCCCTGCCGGGGATGGGGATCAACTTCGACATCGTGGAGAGCAAGGGCCCGCTGATCCACGACCCAATCCGCTCGATGGCCCAGGTGGAGGCGCTGACCCCCCTCAACCCGGCCGAAAGCATGCCGTTTGTGGGTGAGGTGCTCACCCGCCTGCGCAGCGCCGTGGGCAACCAGGCCGCGGTGCTCGGTTTCGTGGGTGCTCCCTGGACCCTGGCCGCCTATGTGGTGGAAGGCAAGAGCAGCAAGAACTACGCGGTGATCAAGGCGATGGCCTTCCGCGAACCCGAGCTGCTGCACAAGCTGCTGGATCACTTCGCTGAATCGATCGCGGCCTACCTGCGCTACCAGATCGATTCCGGCGCTCAGGTGGTGCAGATGTTTGATTCCTGGGCCGGCCAGCTCAGCCCCGCCGATTACGACACCTTCGCGGCGCCGTATCAGAAGAAGGTGGTGGACCTGGTGAAGCAGACCCACCCCGACACCCCCTTCATCCTCTACATCTCCGGCAGCGCCGGCGTGATCGAACGGATGGCCCGCACCGGTGTCGACATCGTGTCGCTCGATTGGACCGTGGACATGGCTGAGGGCCTCGCCCGCCTGCCGGAGCACGTGGGTGTGCAGGGCAACGTGGATCCCGGCCTGCTGTTCGGCAGTCACAAGGCGATCCAGGAGCGCATCGACGACACGGTGCGCAAGGCCCGCGGCCGCAAGCACATCCTCAACCTGGGCCACGGCATCCTGCCCGGCACGCCTGAAGAGAACGGTCAGTTCTTCTTCGAAGCTGGCAAGAGCGTGATGGAGCGCCTCGGAGCTGCCGCTTGA
- a CDS encoding translocation/assembly module TamB, with the protein MLIWGGCGLIALAGAGWFAADRLVGRLYSARRPWLEQLVSTAMGQPLELGPYRGLRPLGLAAGRSRFLPAPQNPSSVDAEAVELAVDPLGSLLQRALVLQIKVIRPSVQLRRNARGAFWELPSQQPGREPPRLALRIQVPQPGEAVLHSAAGQTAATAIPFSLRGEADLPLWRRQVGVRGTVLPKAGGALPFALEANWQQRDWRLQLKPQQVPLRPLMPLLPVGVQGQLVGRLDGRVEGELLLQRRSGVGSCSGGVRASAVRWRPQAVTDPLIAESLAFQCHKSGLRLAPSPVAWGLWRGRLQGQLALPKGVLELQLQARDPRAGHQLQARLHGPWQRPNLNLSAAWQGLRWPQKPAQPLRLESLITIRSQPTLKVAMPRLLLRYGASSLQAAGSLWPQLQLRSGALQVGRELKPVLAPLLGANPQLSASLRQEGGWSRPQLQLDLRQQGNPLLGDWLAELQLQPHLLDLQRFQSPVLDGSGRLPLVAKAGAGWRAGALQLEIDLKRYPLERLSGLLGTRLRGHLDAWGTVQGPLQQLQPNLQLLVRDPGVGPLQLLESWRGVLQGSRSGGGSLALEALAPADPGQLEAQLDRRWMPAAASLRRSSGELRFAGDPRRYAWSAEAFPLRGLQFALGPSGRFQPLGGALSGKGQLDLQPLWISGAIRLDRPQLLGLYGRSLSASGTYRQGRYSAEGSWRGDEDDSVALRLRGEQGGRLWARFEARRFGTNTLQELWRSAALWRVGPPRWSGSAADLQGLAINTFGLSLNDQLQALDLAQQQLAAVLQKQRSGRDRLDPRQLQALVDADLTLMGPSIHRLSLNLEASGHVWLRGSDRDQALTEAPVALSLQGPLDGPTSFSVEHLPLALLALFTTVPDGFTGGLSAKGRYALGDGRRRPELQLALALQDASLAGQPLRLERGDLALENGNLNLDWSLRSDGAANSIDLKGTVPLQPSSEALELRVASRGDGLQFLSVLGGSGFQWQEGSADLQLLVRGSLQAPVANGFLRFRNGVLQVAGQTMRELEATVLFDFSELELQQLTARVGEKGEISGSGQLGLMQAIADQPRPLRLQVKQVPFKVPRLQAQADGEVLVSGSLRRLQLGGEIQISSGSLNVQPGGLATASNPTQPVSVAQLAEQRWNFQEPLVVMGQQMEGDTSRDLRSAVPNLPFLGFNNLRVRLGPDLRVSVPNLLNFNTGGLLTLRGGLDPSLEVIGVVRLLKGRLSLFTTTFSLDPDAANVAVFTPSLGLIPYVDVALRTRVSDTLMAANTSSEVNLYNWNVSAADSIDQLQLVKVRVEASGPADRLSQNIRVSSTPPLSQERLLALIGGNSLVGLASGNAGAALATVLGQSLLSPVVSGLSDAFGQRLTFAIYPTYFIPQVDATSERNSRQLPSELVLGTEIGLDITERFNFSVLAAPNRSDLPPQLTLNYQASQQLGVQTSIDTQGRWQSQLQLLFRF; encoded by the coding sequence GTGTTGATTTGGGGTGGCTGCGGGTTGATTGCCCTGGCCGGCGCAGGTTGGTTCGCGGCCGATCGGCTGGTGGGTCGGCTCTACAGCGCGCGCCGCCCCTGGCTGGAGCAGCTCGTGAGCACTGCGATGGGGCAGCCCCTGGAGCTGGGCCCCTATCGCGGCTTGCGGCCTCTGGGGCTGGCGGCCGGGCGCAGTCGTTTTCTCCCTGCACCCCAGAACCCATCCAGCGTGGATGCCGAGGCGGTCGAGCTGGCGGTGGATCCGCTGGGGAGCCTGCTGCAGCGCGCCCTGGTGCTGCAGATCAAGGTGATCCGCCCCAGCGTTCAGCTGCGCCGCAATGCTCGTGGTGCCTTCTGGGAGTTGCCCAGTCAGCAGCCCGGCCGGGAACCACCACGGCTGGCCCTGCGCATTCAGGTGCCGCAGCCCGGTGAAGCGGTGTTGCACAGCGCTGCGGGCCAGACCGCGGCAACCGCGATCCCGTTCAGCCTTCGCGGTGAGGCGGATCTTCCGCTGTGGCGACGCCAGGTGGGCGTGCGGGGCACTGTTCTTCCCAAGGCCGGTGGAGCGCTGCCGTTTGCCCTGGAGGCCAATTGGCAGCAACGCGACTGGCGGCTGCAACTCAAGCCTCAGCAGGTTCCGCTGCGGCCGCTGATGCCCCTGCTGCCGGTGGGCGTGCAGGGGCAACTGGTCGGCCGATTGGATGGTCGCGTGGAGGGTGAGCTGCTGCTGCAGCGTCGCTCCGGCGTGGGCAGCTGCTCCGGTGGTGTGCGCGCTTCCGCAGTGCGCTGGCGTCCTCAGGCGGTCACCGATCCGCTCATCGCTGAGAGCCTGGCGTTCCAATGCCACAAGAGCGGCCTGCGATTGGCGCCATCGCCCGTGGCCTGGGGGCTGTGGCGTGGCCGCTTGCAGGGGCAGCTGGCCTTGCCCAAGGGCGTGCTGGAGCTGCAGCTCCAGGCCCGTGATCCTCGGGCTGGCCATCAGCTTCAGGCCCGTTTGCATGGCCCCTGGCAACGGCCCAACCTCAACCTTTCGGCTGCTTGGCAGGGGTTGCGTTGGCCCCAGAAGCCAGCCCAACCCCTGCGGCTCGAATCGTTGATCACGATTCGCTCCCAGCCCACGCTGAAGGTGGCGATGCCGCGGTTGTTGCTGCGCTACGGCGCCAGCAGCCTTCAAGCGGCTGGATCGCTCTGGCCGCAGCTGCAGCTGCGCAGTGGGGCGTTGCAGGTGGGCCGCGAGTTGAAGCCGGTGCTCGCTCCCTTGCTGGGCGCTAACCCCCAACTCAGTGCCTCCCTGCGGCAAGAAGGCGGCTGGAGTCGCCCGCAACTGCAGCTGGATCTGCGGCAACAGGGCAATCCGCTGCTGGGCGACTGGTTGGCCGAGCTGCAGCTGCAACCGCACCTGCTGGATCTGCAGCGCTTTCAATCTCCCGTGCTCGATGGGTCCGGCCGGCTGCCTCTCGTCGCGAAGGCCGGCGCTGGTTGGCGTGCCGGTGCCCTGCAGCTGGAGATCGATCTCAAGCGCTACCCCCTGGAGCGGCTCAGTGGCCTGCTTGGCACACGCCTGCGCGGCCATCTGGATGCCTGGGGAACGGTGCAAGGTCCCCTGCAGCAGCTGCAACCCAACCTGCAGCTGCTGGTGCGCGACCCAGGGGTGGGCCCGCTGCAGCTGCTCGAGAGCTGGCGAGGGGTGCTGCAGGGCTCCCGCAGCGGCGGCGGAAGCCTGGCGCTTGAGGCTTTGGCTCCCGCCGATCCCGGTCAGCTCGAGGCTCAGTTGGATCGCCGCTGGATGCCAGCCGCGGCAAGCCTGCGCCGCTCCAGCGGGGAGCTCCGCTTTGCGGGGGATCCCCGCCGTTATGCCTGGAGTGCGGAAGCGTTCCCGTTGCGCGGGCTCCAATTCGCCCTGGGGCCCAGCGGCCGGTTCCAGCCCTTGGGAGGGGCTTTGAGCGGCAAGGGACAGCTCGATCTGCAACCGCTCTGGATCAGCGGCGCGATCCGCCTGGATCGGCCCCAGCTGCTGGGGCTGTATGGCCGCAGCCTCAGCGCCAGCGGCACCTACCGCCAGGGCCGCTACAGCGCTGAAGGCAGCTGGCGGGGCGATGAAGACGACAGCGTGGCTCTGCGTTTGCGCGGTGAGCAGGGCGGCCGGCTCTGGGCCCGTTTTGAAGCGCGGCGCTTCGGCACCAACACCCTGCAGGAGCTCTGGCGTTCTGCGGCGCTCTGGCGCGTTGGCCCCCCGCGCTGGAGCGGGTCGGCTGCGGATCTTCAGGGCCTGGCCATCAACACCTTTGGGCTCAGCCTCAACGATCAGCTGCAGGCGTTGGATCTGGCCCAGCAGCAGCTCGCCGCGGTGCTGCAGAAGCAGCGCAGCGGCAGGGATCGCCTCGATCCCCGCCAGCTGCAAGCCCTGGTGGATGCGGATCTCACCTTGATGGGGCCCTCCATCCATCGGCTCTCGCTCAACCTGGAGGCGAGCGGCCATGTGTGGCTGCGCGGCAGCGACCGGGATCAGGCGCTCACTGAAGCTCCTGTTGCGCTGAGCCTGCAGGGCCCCCTCGACGGGCCCACCAGCTTCTCGGTGGAGCATCTCCCCCTGGCGTTGCTGGCCTTGTTCACCACCGTGCCCGATGGCTTCACGGGTGGTTTGTCAGCCAAAGGGCGCTACGCCCTCGGGGATGGTCGGCGCCGGCCTGAACTGCAGCTGGCCCTGGCGCTGCAGGATGCCTCCCTGGCCGGCCAACCCTTGCGGCTGGAGCGCGGTGATCTGGCGCTGGAGAACGGCAATCTCAACCTGGATTGGTCGTTGCGCAGCGATGGCGCAGCCAACAGCATCGATCTCAAAGGCACGGTGCCCCTCCAGCCATCCAGCGAGGCGCTGGAGTTGCGGGTGGCCAGCCGCGGCGATGGCTTGCAGTTCCTCTCAGTGCTGGGGGGCTCAGGCTTCCAATGGCAGGAGGGCAGCGCTGACCTGCAGCTGCTTGTGCGCGGTTCCCTCCAGGCCCCTGTGGCCAACGGCTTCTTGCGCTTCCGCAATGGGGTACTGCAGGTGGCCGGGCAGACGATGCGCGAGCTGGAGGCCACGGTGCTCTTCGATTTCAGCGAGCTCGAGCTGCAGCAGCTCACGGCCCGTGTGGGGGAGAAGGGAGAGATCAGCGGCTCCGGCCAGTTGGGACTGATGCAGGCCATCGCGGATCAACCGCGGCCGCTGAGGTTGCAGGTGAAGCAGGTGCCCTTCAAAGTGCCGCGTCTGCAGGCCCAGGCCGATGGCGAGGTGCTGGTGTCTGGTTCACTGCGCCGGCTGCAGCTCGGTGGCGAGATCCAGATCAGCAGCGGAAGTCTCAATGTTCAGCCCGGTGGCCTGGCGACAGCGTCGAATCCCACGCAGCCGGTGAGTGTGGCCCAACTCGCGGAGCAGCGTTGGAACTTCCAGGAGCCTTTGGTGGTGATGGGTCAGCAGATGGAGGGCGATACCAGCCGCGATCTGCGCTCCGCAGTGCCGAACCTGCCCTTCCTGGGCTTCAACAATCTGCGGGTGCGGCTCGGGCCGGATCTGCGGGTCAGTGTTCCCAACCTGCTCAACTTCAACACCGGCGGCCTGCTCACCCTGCGCGGAGGGCTCGATCCCTCACTCGAGGTGATCGGGGTGGTGCGGCTGCTCAAGGGCCGGCTCAGCCTCTTCACCACCACCTTCAGCCTCGATCCCGATGCGGCCAACGTGGCGGTGTTCACCCCCAGTCTCGGCCTGATTCCCTACGTGGATGTCGCGCTGCGGACCCGTGTCTCCGACACGTTGATGGCGGCCAATACCTCCAGTGAGGTGAATCTCTACAACTGGAATGTGTCCGCCGCCGACTCGATTGATCAGCTGCAACTGGTCAAGGTGCGCGTGGAGGCTTCCGGTCCGGCGGATCGCCTCTCCCAGAACATCCGTGTGAGCAGTACACCGCCGTTGTCGCAGGAGCGTTTGCTGGCCCTGATCGGCGGCAACTCCCTTGTGGGTTTGGCCAGCGGTAACGCCGGGGCTGCTCTGGCCACAGTGCTGGGCCAATCGCTGCTCTCTCCCGTGGTGAGTGGCCTGAGCGATGCCTTCGGACAGCGTCTGACCTTCGCGATTTACCCCACCTATTTCATCCCCCAGGTGGACGCCACTTCAGAACGGAATTCCCGCCAGCTGCCTTCTGAGCTTGTGCTGGGCACTGAGATTGGTCTGGATATCACTGAGCGCTTTAACTTCTCCGTTCTGGCGGCTCCCAATCGCAGTGATCTGCCGCCACAGCTCACCCTCAACTACCAGGCCAGTCAGCAGCTGGGCGTGCAGACCTCGATTGATACTCAGGGCCGCTGGCAGAGCCAGTTGCAGCTGCTCTTCCGCTTCTAA
- a CDS encoding DUF2518 family protein, whose product MRADPLLLTAGEWLGIASVALLLLTVVGFVVRWGIRFRLVGVTSFTVLLSLSCLAFAVSYAPRQLVDGAVSVPVVFDNGSDLVVAAAPADLAPEAFGPSVQQVALNLRGSGRGTQEVEVRLRRVEPTAPGTDTPQVLASAIRNLADGSVKLQG is encoded by the coding sequence ATGCGCGCTGATCCCCTGCTGCTCACCGCCGGCGAGTGGCTGGGGATCGCATCCGTGGCGCTGCTGCTGCTCACCGTGGTGGGATTTGTAGTGCGTTGGGGGATTCGCTTCCGCCTGGTGGGCGTCACCAGCTTCACGGTGCTGCTCTCGCTCTCCTGCCTGGCGTTCGCCGTGAGCTACGCCCCGCGCCAGCTGGTGGATGGAGCGGTGAGCGTGCCGGTGGTGTTCGACAACGGCTCTGATCTGGTGGTGGCCGCTGCTCCGGCTGATCTCGCGCCAGAAGCCTTCGGCCCATCCGTGCAACAAGTGGCCCTAAACCTGCGGGGCAGTGGCCGCGGCACGCAGGAGGTGGAGGTGCGCCTGCGCCGCGTGGAACCCACTGCCCCAGGCACCGATACCCCCCAGGTGCTGGCCAGCGCCATCCGCAACCTGGCCGATGGCAGCGTGAAGCTGCAGGGATGA
- a CDS encoding CocE/NonD family hydrolase, whose protein sequence is MTASDGLRLRCRIWTPDTPGPWPVLLMRQPYGRAIASTVTYAHPHWYAQNGFAVVVQDVRGRGESEGQFQGFCQEAADGSCTLAWLRAQSWCNGRVGSYGFSYQGLTQLLLAGDQELPDALAPAMAGLDERRHWASEGGCHWWALGLAWGLQLAAQGCQRRGDAEGWHAIRRSLESGAFLSDGVELLQRLDPSGMAAGWLQLNPARSEGWRVHEPPAGLWRRPMLLIGGWHDPHLLGVLDLWQRARAAGGQPWLRIGSWSHLQWQGGLDALQLAFFRQHLMDEAPSGHSNDNPSEAPDHLPLQQRLSIKAALQDCGTGAWRAAEPEPCSAQRWWLRSEGLAALAPGEGRLVMGDDGQPQGSGQLSLVHDPWRPLPGRGGHLGLDAGIVLRTDLDQRTDVACFSGDALMQPLQLLGRPRLVLDAMADQPGFDLCAALSVVQSDGQVRQCSTGVARWLGESCLAMAERHVELQPLLLTLHPGETLRLSIGLAAWPQIAVNPGDGSLPQGPAGPQHRVISVALELGKGCLSIEPMVGAN, encoded by the coding sequence GTGACGGCATCCGATGGGCTGCGCCTGCGCTGTCGGATCTGGACCCCAGACACACCAGGCCCTTGGCCGGTGTTGCTGATGCGCCAGCCCTATGGGCGCGCCATTGCCTCCACCGTCACCTACGCCCATCCCCACTGGTACGCGCAGAACGGGTTTGCCGTTGTGGTGCAGGACGTGCGGGGCCGTGGCGAGTCCGAAGGGCAGTTTCAGGGCTTCTGCCAGGAAGCGGCCGATGGAAGCTGCACCCTGGCCTGGCTGCGCGCCCAGAGCTGGTGCAACGGCCGCGTGGGCAGTTACGGCTTCTCGTATCAGGGGCTCACCCAACTGCTTCTGGCTGGAGACCAGGAGCTTCCCGATGCCCTGGCGCCCGCCATGGCCGGCCTGGATGAGCGGCGGCACTGGGCCAGCGAAGGCGGATGCCATTGGTGGGCCCTGGGGCTGGCTTGGGGGCTGCAGTTGGCGGCCCAGGGCTGCCAGCGCCGCGGCGATGCCGAGGGCTGGCACGCGATTCGGCGAAGCCTCGAGAGCGGCGCGTTTCTGAGCGATGGTGTTGAGCTGCTGCAGCGGCTCGATCCCAGCGGCATGGCCGCGGGCTGGCTCCAGCTCAACCCCGCCCGCAGCGAGGGCTGGCGGGTGCATGAACCCCCGGCCGGGCTGTGGCGCAGGCCCATGCTGTTGATTGGCGGCTGGCACGATCCCCACCTGCTGGGGGTGCTGGACCTGTGGCAGCGGGCCCGGGCGGCCGGCGGCCAGCCTTGGCTGCGGATCGGCTCCTGGAGCCATCTCCAATGGCAGGGCGGCCTCGATGCCTTGCAGCTGGCCTTCTTCCGCCAGCACCTGATGGACGAAGCGCCCAGCGGACACTCCAACGACAACCCCAGCGAAGCGCCAGACCACCTGCCCTTGCAGCAGAGGCTCAGCATCAAGGCAGCGCTGCAAGACTGCGGCACCGGCGCATGGCGCGCCGCAGAGCCTGAACCCTGCAGCGCCCAGCGTTGGTGGCTCCGCAGTGAAGGCCTGGCGGCGCTGGCTCCTGGGGAAGGCCGGCTCGTGATGGGCGACGACGGTCAGCCCCAAGGCAGCGGTCAGCTGAGCCTGGTGCACGACCCCTGGCGGCCGCTACCGGGGCGAGGTGGTCATCTGGGGCTTGATGCAGGAATCGTGCTTCGCACCGACCTCGACCAACGCACCGACGTGGCCTGTTTCAGCGGCGACGCGCTGATGCAGCCGCTGCAACTGCTGGGCCGGCCGAGGCTCGTGCTGGACGCCATGGCCGATCAGCCCGGCTTTGATCTCTGCGCAGCCCTGTCGGTGGTGCAGAGCGATGGTCAGGTGCGCCAATGCAGCACCGGCGTGGCCCGCTGGCTGGGCGAGAGCTGCCTCGCGATGGCCGAGCGCCATGTGGAGCTGCAGCCGCTGCTGCTCACGCTGCACCCGGGTGAAACGCTGCGCCTCTCCATCGGCCTGGCGGCCTGGCCCCAGATCGCCGTGAATCCCGGGGATGGATCGCTGCCCCAAGGTCCTGCCGGGCCGCAGCATCGGGTGATCAGCGTGGCGCTGGAGCTGGGCAAAGGCTGCCTCAGCATTGAGCCGATGGTTGGGGCAAACTGA
- a CDS encoding DUF3887 domain-containing protein codes for MLRPALPVLLAASLLGASALPAAVQAQPSAAQTNSGSALSVEQARAAAIRILNAVKSGNAQARFAQFSPEMQAVTSPSMIAATMRTQPKVLSYELLSVRSGMSGSTVEAELTTKAGKRVVFMVLNSAGKIERYYIDRADDASSTVALQFVQAVSTGNFITAQSFLSPSVQKELTPAVLQRKWLGLQRETGTFVNVGRAVEAESTPDTRLVLVNVQFNRLSDNLYVILNSDNQITGVDFPENPAGPS; via the coding sequence ATGCTGCGCCCTGCCCTGCCGGTTCTTTTGGCCGCCAGCTTGCTCGGAGCCTCGGCCCTGCCGGCCGCGGTTCAGGCACAGCCGAGCGCCGCCCAGACCAACAGCGGTAGTGCCCTCTCGGTGGAGCAGGCCCGGGCCGCCGCAATCCGCATCCTCAACGCCGTGAAGAGCGGCAATGCCCAGGCCCGCTTTGCCCAGTTCTCCCCCGAGATGCAGGCGGTCACCAGCCCGTCGATGATCGCGGCCACCATGCGCACCCAGCCCAAGGTGCTCAGCTACGAACTGCTGAGCGTGCGCAGCGGCATGAGCGGCAGCACCGTGGAAGCCGAGCTCACCACCAAAGCCGGCAAGCGGGTGGTGTTCATGGTGCTGAACAGCGCCGGCAAGATCGAGCGCTATTACATCGACCGTGCCGATGACGCCAGCAGCACCGTGGCGCTGCAATTCGTGCAGGCCGTGAGCACGGGCAACTTCATCACCGCCCAGAGTTTCCTCAGCCCCAGCGTGCAGAAGGAGCTCACCCCAGCTGTGTTGCAACGCAAATGGCTTGGGTTGCAGCGGGAAACCGGCACCTTCGTGAATGTGGGCCGTGCTGTGGAGGCCGAAAGCACCCCTGACACCCGCCTGGTGCTGGTGAACGTGCAGTTCAACCGGCTCTCCGACAACCTCTACGTGATCCTCAACAGCGACAACCAGATCACCGGCGTCGACTTCCCTGAGAACCCCGCCGGACCGAGCTGA
- the glgB gene encoding 1,4-alpha-glucan branching protein GlgB produces MVDDAQRLAECRHDHPFAVLGPQPLDNGNWAVRVWMPEAERVELMTGGTAMPMATPHHPWIFEAELPHDPGSGYQVHVLRGGIEHVAHDPWAFRDEWMGEMDRHLFAEGNHHHIWERMGAHVVSRNGVAGVMFCLWAPNARSVSLLGNFNSWDGRHHPMQARLGGCWELFIPGLKAGEIYKYEIRTQEGHCYQKADPYGFRHEVRPNNGSIVEALAGYQWGDGAWMAERDSRNPLDQPIAVYEMHLGSWMHASADQPYIEADGTARPPVPAADLKPGARLLTYPELADRVIPYVKARGFTHIELMPLSEHPFDGSWGYQVTGWYAPTSRFGSPDEFRAFVDRCHAEGIGVILDWVPGHFPKDAHGLAFFDGQHLYEHADPRIGEHKEWGTLIFNYSRNEVRNFLVANLVYWFEQFHIDGIRVDAVASMLYRDYLRPDGEWIPNEHGGRENTEAVRFLQQANHVLFEHFPGALSIAEESTTWPMVTKPTDMGGLGFNLKWNMGWMHDMLDYFELDPWFRQFHQNNVTFSIWYAYTENFMLALSHDEVVHGKSNLLHKMPGDDWQKFANVRALLAYMWTHPGKKTIFMGMEFGQRGEWNVWGDLEWELLQYEPHQGLQRLVDDLNVFYKSERALWGDDFSDFGFQWIDCNDNRHSVISFMRRESTTGRWVVVVANFTPQSHSHYRIGVPMSGFYNEVFNTDSERYGGSNLGNLGGKFTDQWGIHGYEHSLDLCLPPLSVLVFQRDEQRSQERDAEVRDEAAEASGWKASIGGSLG; encoded by the coding sequence ATGGTGGACGATGCCCAGCGCCTGGCGGAATGCCGGCATGACCACCCGTTTGCGGTGCTGGGTCCCCAACCCCTCGACAACGGCAACTGGGCCGTGCGGGTTTGGATGCCCGAGGCCGAGCGGGTTGAGTTGATGACGGGTGGCACGGCGATGCCGATGGCCACCCCCCATCACCCCTGGATCTTCGAGGCCGAACTGCCCCACGACCCCGGCAGCGGCTATCAGGTGCACGTGCTGCGGGGCGGCATTGAGCACGTGGCCCACGACCCCTGGGCCTTCCGCGACGAGTGGATGGGCGAGATGGATCGCCATCTGTTCGCCGAAGGCAATCACCACCACATCTGGGAACGCATGGGCGCCCATGTGGTGAGCCGCAATGGCGTCGCCGGCGTGATGTTCTGCCTGTGGGCCCCCAATGCCCGCAGCGTGTCGTTGCTGGGCAACTTCAACAGCTGGGATGGCCGCCATCACCCCATGCAGGCCCGCCTGGGCGGCTGCTGGGAGCTGTTCATCCCTGGCCTGAAGGCCGGTGAGATTTACAAATACGAGATCCGCACCCAGGAGGGGCACTGCTACCAGAAGGCCGATCCCTACGGCTTCCGCCACGAGGTGCGCCCCAACAACGGCTCGATTGTTGAGGCCCTGGCCGGCTACCAGTGGGGCGATGGGGCCTGGATGGCCGAACGGGACAGCCGCAATCCGCTGGATCAGCCGATTGCGGTGTACGAGATGCACCTGGGCAGCTGGATGCATGCCAGCGCCGATCAGCCCTACATCGAGGCCGATGGCACAGCGCGCCCGCCGGTGCCGGCCGCCGACCTCAAGCCTGGTGCCCGCCTGCTCACCTACCCGGAACTCGCCGATCGGGTGATCCCCTACGTGAAGGCCCGGGGCTTCACCCACATCGAGCTGATGCCCCTCTCGGAGCATCCCTTCGATGGCTCCTGGGGTTATCAGGTCACGGGCTGGTACGCCCCCACCAGCCGCTTCGGCAGCCCCGATGAATTCCGCGCTTTCGTGGATCGCTGCCACGCCGAAGGGATCGGCGTGATTCTCGACTGGGTGCCGGGCCACTTCCCCAAGGATGCCCATGGCCTGGCCTTCTTCGACGGCCAGCATCTCTATGAGCACGCCGATCCGCGCATTGGCGAGCACAAGGAATGGGGCACGCTGATCTTCAACTACAGCCGCAACGAAGTTCGCAACTTCCTGGTGGCAAACCTGGTGTATTGGTTTGAGCAGTTCCACATCGATGGCATCCGCGTCGATGCGGTGGCCTCGATGCTCTACCGCGACTACCTCCGCCCTGACGGGGAGTGGATCCCCAACGAGCACGGTGGCCGCGAGAACACCGAAGCGGTGCGCTTCCTCCAGCAGGCCAACCACGTGCTGTTCGAGCACTTCCCCGGCGCGCTTTCCATCGCGGAGGAATCCACCACCTGGCCAATGGTGACCAAGCCCACCGACATGGGGGGTCTGGGCTTCAACCTCAAGTGGAACATGGGCTGGATGCACGACATGCTCGATTACTTCGAGCTCGATCCCTGGTTCCGCCAGTTCCACCAGAACAATGTGACGTTCTCCATCTGGTACGCCTACACCGAGAACTTCATGCTCGCCCTCAGCCACGACGAGGTGGTGCACGGCAAGAGCAACCTGCTGCACAAGATGCCGGGCGACGACTGGCAGAAGTTCGCCAACGTGCGGGCGCTGCTCGCCTACATGTGGACCCACCCCGGCAAGAAGACCATCTTCATGGGGATGGAATTCGGCCAGCGGGGCGAATGGAACGTGTGGGGCGATCTGGAGTGGGAGCTGCTCCAGTACGAACCGCACCAGGGCCTGCAGCGCCTGGTGGACGACCTCAACGTGTTCTACAAATCGGAACGGGCGCTGTGGGGCGACGACTTCAGCGATTTCGGCTTCCAGTGGATCGATTGCAACGACAACCGCCACTCCGTGATCAGCTTCATGCGCCGGGAGAGCACCACCGGCCGCTGGGTGGTGGTGGTGGCCAACTTCACACCCCAGAGCCACTCCCACTACCGCATCGGCGTACCGATGAGCGGCTTCTACAACGAGGTGTTCAACACCGATTCCGAGCGCTACGGCGGCAGCAACCTGGGGAACCTCGGCGGCAAGTTCACCGACCAATGGGGCATCCACGGCTACGAACACTCCCTCGACCTCTGCCTGCCGCCCCTCTCGGTGCTGGTGTTCCAACGCGATGAACAGCGCAGCCAGGAACGCGACGCTGAAGTTCGTGACGAAGCGGCAGAAGCCAGCGGCTGGAAGGCCTCGATTGGGGGTTCGCTCGGGTAA
- a CDS encoding DUF4332 domain-containing protein yields the protein MSRSLGPLPKHFRREETVLQNNGVASWEQLAALSDGQLRVLSGQGGALERQLRKLRGQAQLVVELNLQPHEAALLLYAGIASSRGLAQASPQQLLTQLGRLERSLTGMAPARIDASTVRCWIQRAQAHASRSGK from the coding sequence GTGAGCCGTTCTCTAGGCCCACTGCCCAAGCACTTTCGCCGTGAGGAGACGGTGCTCCAGAACAACGGCGTGGCCAGCTGGGAGCAGTTGGCGGCCTTGAGCGACGGGCAGTTGCGGGTGCTCTCCGGCCAGGGCGGAGCCCTGGAGCGGCAGCTGCGCAAATTGCGCGGCCAGGCGCAGTTGGTGGTGGAGCTCAACCTCCAACCCCATGAAGCGGCGCTGTTGCTCTACGCGGGCATCGCCTCCAGCCGGGGCTTGGCGCAGGCCTCACCGCAACAGCTGCTCACCCAACTGGGACGGCTGGAGCGCTCGCTCACCGGCATGGCTCCGGCACGGATCGACGCCAGCACCGTGCGCTGCTGGATTCAACGGGCCCAAGCGCACGCCAGTCGCTCCGGGAAGTGA